Proteins encoded together in one Desulforegula conservatrix Mb1Pa window:
- a CDS encoding ABC transporter ATP-binding protein: protein MKSLNLIKPYFRENKKSIFLGLFCLIIVDLLQLFVPRIIKASVDGLAKSSVDLKHLAINSGLIIAIAALIGLFRYGWRFWLIGLSRRIEEGLRKKIYDHVITFSPYDLSGMKSGDIMARASSDISGIRMASGMGIVALTDALFLGIASAIFMAMLNWKLALLTLIPLPMIAVSSRLLSRKMHKLYTDVQTTVSEITEAIRERLSGIRIIKAFSREADETIKVRELSEKYLRKSMKRVRVTGLFIPLMIFFTNLGLVIILFAGGRMAIRGEITAGDFAAFISYLTLMTWPMMAMGWVVTLIQRGKASMDRIEGLLSVKPVVSEQPDSMNNFEIKGSVSFINMGFSYGSVSGSDYFFRNFNLDIPPGTTLGITGPPGHGKTTLLGFLPRFYDPSEGMVMIDGIDIRNLSLDLLRKNISLMPQEPFLFSGTIRDNIKLDLEIEDSEIMNAARKAAIDTTIMELPEGLDTRVGEKGVLLSGGQKQRVALARVFLRPAPIILLDDPISQVDAVSASMIMESIMEFAKGKTLIIVSHRLSALKISDRIIVMENGEITESGNHDELVALGGYYSRISRMQAIEEELNAL, encoded by the coding sequence ATGAAATCACTGAATCTGATCAAACCCTATTTCAGAGAAAATAAAAAAAGCATTTTTCTCGGCCTTTTCTGCCTCATAATTGTCGATCTGCTTCAGCTTTTTGTTCCAAGAATCATAAAAGCTTCGGTGGACGGGCTTGCAAAATCCTCGGTTGACTTGAAACACCTTGCAATCAATTCAGGCCTTATAATTGCCATTGCAGCCCTGATCGGACTTTTCAGGTATGGCTGGCGATTTTGGCTGATTGGCCTTTCAAGGCGCATTGAAGAAGGTCTCAGAAAAAAAATATACGACCATGTGATCACCTTTTCACCCTATGATCTTTCCGGAATGAAAAGCGGGGATATCATGGCAAGGGCCTCCAGCGACATTTCAGGCATAAGAATGGCATCGGGCATGGGTATAGTTGCCCTCACAGACGCGCTTTTTCTTGGAATCGCTTCCGCAATTTTCATGGCAATGCTGAACTGGAAACTCGCGCTTCTGACTCTTATCCCTCTTCCCATGATTGCAGTTTCATCAAGGCTACTCAGCAGAAAAATGCACAAACTCTATACAGATGTTCAGACTACTGTTTCCGAAATAACCGAAGCCATAAGGGAAAGGCTGTCAGGAATAAGAATAATAAAGGCATTCTCACGAGAGGCCGACGAAACCATTAAGGTCAGAGAGCTTTCTGAAAAATACCTTAGAAAAAGCATGAAAAGGGTCAGGGTTACAGGCCTTTTTATTCCCCTCATGATTTTTTTCACAAACCTCGGACTTGTGATAATTCTTTTTGCAGGCGGCAGAATGGCCATAAGAGGAGAGATAACAGCCGGTGATTTTGCCGCGTTCATAAGCTATCTGACCCTCATGACATGGCCTATGATGGCGATGGGCTGGGTTGTGACCCTTATCCAGAGGGGCAAAGCGTCCATGGACAGAATCGAAGGCCTGCTAAGCGTCAAACCAGTCGTATCAGAGCAGCCGGATTCAATGAATAATTTTGAGATTAAAGGCTCAGTATCCTTTATAAACATGGGCTTTTCCTATGGTTCTGTTTCGGGTTCTGACTATTTCTTCAGGAATTTCAACCTAGACATTCCTCCAGGCACAACACTTGGGATCACAGGCCCTCCTGGTCATGGGAAAACCACCCTTCTCGGTTTTCTTCCACGTTTCTATGACCCGTCCGAAGGCATGGTTATGATAGACGGAATAGATATCAGAAATCTGTCCCTTGATCTTCTGAGAAAAAACATATCTCTCATGCCCCAGGAACCTTTCCTATTTTCAGGAACCATAAGGGACAACATAAAATTAGACCTTGAAATTGAAGACTCGGAAATAATGAATGCTGCAAGAAAGGCCGCGATTGACACAACAATAATGGAACTTCCCGAAGGCCTTGATACAAGGGTCGGAGAAAAAGGAGTGCTTCTTTCAGGTGGACAGAAACAGAGGGTGGCGCTTGCCAGGGTTTTTCTAAGACCAGCACCGATAATTCTTCTTGATGACCCTATAAGCCAAGTGGATGCAGTATCAGCTTCCATGATTATGGAATCGATCATGGAGTTTGCAAAGGGAAAGACACTCATAATAGTATCTCATAGGCTTTCGGCCCTTAAAATATCCGACAGAATAATTGTCATGGAAAATGGTGAAATAACAGAATCAGGAAACCATGACGAGCTTGTCGCGCTTGGCGGCTATTATTCACGCATCTCCAGAATGCAGGCCATAGAAGAGGAACTCAATGCGCTTTAA
- a CDS encoding Fic family protein yields the protein MHEFMTYKSGKFYFSELYDPLKIEPLLAEVRILYKSINSLPILPSMAAQIEQEILYSSIAGTAAIEGNPISVEGVKKIAEGHDTGEYTRKDRQEILNLIEAYKMLDRIDTGWDLLRPKFREEIICNIHRVITSQIPHEQNIPGKFRNGLVHVGDKAHGGIYTPPKIYEDVRSLMSEFISWINSDDIIALNPFIRGALAHYHFSIIHPFWDGNGRTARLIEAMILQLAGIKNLPKEISNYYYRNVDDYYIAFSKTLKLKKDVTPFLEFTLNAAANSLTKMMETIHHFIRLLTLRDYCLSLKQQKKITSRQYDLINLLLDQQKSFNLGSLAFTPPFSIIYRGISTQTARRDLKKLSEMRLLHVNDKGEYSLNLRVLG from the coding sequence ATGCATGAGTTTATGACGTACAAATCTGGCAAATTCTATTTTTCCGAACTCTATGACCCCTTGAAGATTGAGCCTCTGCTCGCAGAGGTTAGAATTCTTTATAAATCAATAAATAGCCTTCCTATTCTCCCGTCAATGGCTGCTCAGATAGAGCAGGAGATTCTTTACAGTTCGATTGCAGGAACGGCCGCAATAGAGGGCAATCCCATATCCGTAGAAGGTGTTAAAAAAATAGCGGAAGGGCACGATACCGGGGAATACACAAGAAAAGACAGGCAGGAAATTCTCAACCTGATTGAAGCCTATAAAATGCTTGATAGGATAGACACTGGATGGGATTTGTTACGCCCTAAATTTCGAGAAGAAATAATCTGCAATATTCATAGGGTAATCACTTCGCAGATTCCCCATGAGCAAAACATTCCTGGCAAATTTCGAAATGGTTTAGTTCATGTCGGGGACAAGGCTCATGGAGGGATATATACTCCACCCAAAATATATGAAGACGTTAGAAGTTTGATGTCTGAATTCATTTCCTGGATAAACAGTGATGATATAATTGCTCTCAATCCTTTCATTAGGGGAGCTCTTGCACATTATCATTTTTCCATAATCCATCCTTTCTGGGATGGCAACGGAAGGACGGCCAGACTTATTGAGGCTATGATTCTACAGCTTGCGGGAATTAAAAATCTGCCTAAAGAAATCTCCAACTATTATTACAGGAATGTAGATGACTATTATATTGCCTTTTCCAAGACCCTGAAGCTCAAAAAAGATGTGACTCCATTCCTTGAGTTCACCCTTAATGCAGCTGCAAATTCACTCACAAAAATGATGGAGACTATCCATCACTTCATAAGGCTTTTAACATTAAGAGACTATTGTTTGAGTCTGAAACAACAGAAAAAAATCACATCAAGACAATACGACCTTATCAATCTTCTGCTGGATCAGCAGAAAAGCTTTAACCTGGGAAGCCTTGCCTTCACTCCGCCGTTTTCAATAATCTACCGGGGAATTTCAACCCAGACAGCAAGAAGGGATCTGAAAAAACTGTCCGAAATGAGACTGCTTCACGTGAATGATAAAGGTGAATATTCACTTAATTTGAGGGTTTTGGGATAG